A stretch of DNA from Candidatus Palauibacter australiensis:
CGACCGGTGCGACAGGTAGCGGAAGAGCACGGCGTCGAGCGGCGTCGAGGTGACGATGAGTTCGTGGTCGATCGCCCGCTCGATCATCCGCTTCGAGATCTCGCCCACGTGCCCCTTCATAAGGGAGAGGTACTCCTCGCGCATCACGGCGGGCGTCACCGGGAGCCGCTCCCCCGTCTCCAGGTCCTCGAACGACCGCGCCGCCTCGAACGGAAAGTCGACCTCGGCCGGGTCCAGGATATGGAACACGATCACGTCCTGCCCCTTGCTGCGGAGCGCCCCCACCGAGTCGAGGACCGTCTTCGGTTCGCTGTAGAGGTCGGAGACCAGAACGACGATCCCCTTCCGGGCCAGGCTCTCGGCCACCTGCGTGAGGGGCCGCGTCAGATCGCCCGCCGTCTCGGCGCGGACGCGGTCGAGCGCCGCCAGGATCAGGCGTCGGTGCCGGACGGAGGGGGGGATGTACTCGATCAGCTTCTCATCGAAGATCGCCGCGCCCACGCGGTCGCGCTGGCTCGCGGAGAGATAGGCGAGACAGGCCGTCAGGTAGCGGGCATAGTCGAGCTTCGTGATCCCGCGCGAGCCGTAGTCCATGGAACGGGAAGCGTCCACGGCGAAGAAGATGTTCGCGTTGGTCTCGGCCTCGTACTCCTTGATGTAGTGGCGGTCGGTGCGTCCGTACACCTTCCAGTCGATCTTGCGGATGTCGTCGCCCGGCAGGTACTGGCGGTGCGCCGCGAAATCGAGCGACAGCCCGACGAAGGGCGACCCGTGCGCCCCGGCGATGAAGCCCTCCACCACCGAACGCGCGACGAGTTCGAGGTTCCCGATCCGGGTGAGCACCGACGGATCGAGGAACTGCGTCCCCGGCACCGTCCTCGAGGCGATTCGCGCGCGCATGATCCGGCCCGCCCCCTACATCCCCGACTTCGGCGGTTTCACGTCGTCCAGGAGCCGTTCGACGAGGTCGTCCGTCGAGACGCGCTCGGACTCGGCGTGGAAGTTCGTCAGCACGCGGTGGCGGAAGACGGGGGCGCAGAGGGCGCGCACGTCGTCGAACGAGACGTTGATCTCGCCCCGCAGCAGGGCCCGCGCCTTGCCGCCGAGCACGAGATACTGCGCCGCGCGCACGCTCCCCCCGTAGGCCACGTACTGCTTCACGTAGTCGGGGGCGTCGTCGCGTCCGGGGCGGGTGCGCCGGGCCAGCCGGACGGCGTAGCGCGCGACCGGCTCGGAGATCGGCACCTTCCGCACGAGGTGCTGGAAGCCCGCGATCGCCTCCGCCGACAGCACCGCGCCGGGAGGCTCGCCCGCAGTCGTCGTCGTCTGGAGAATGACCTCCAGCTCCTCATCCTCCGGCAGGTAGCCGATGTTGACCTGGAACATGAAGCGGTCGAGCTGCGCCTCGGGCAGCGGATACGTCCCCTCCAGCTCGATCGGGTTCTGCGTGGCGAGGACGAAGAAGGGCTCGGGCAGGCCGTAGGTCCGGCCCTGGATCGTCACCTGCTTCTCCTCCATCGCCTCGAGGAGGGCCGCCTGCGTCTTGGGCGGCGTGCGGTTGATCTCGTCGGCCAGCACGACGTGCGCGAACAGCGGTCCCTTCATGAAGACGAGCTTGCGCTGCCCCGTCTCCGGGTCTTCCTGGATGATGTCCGTCCCGGTGATGTCCGACGGCATGAGGTCCGGCGTGAACTGGATCCGGTTGAAGCTCAGGTGCAGGACATCGGAGAGCGTCTGGATGAGGAGCGTCTTCGCGAGGCCGGGGACGCCGACGATGAGGCTGTTGCCGCCGGCGAAAAGCGAGATCAGGACCTGTTCGACGACATCGTCCTGGCCGATGATGACCTTCTTGAGTTCGGCGCGGACGGCTTCGGCGCTCTCGCGCAGGCGGTCGGCGAGTTCGGCGTCGTCGGGGACCGCTTCGGGCGCGGCGTCCGGGACCGGGATCGGCTCTTGCTCCGGGGTCCGGTCCGGCGCGTCGATCCAGCGGGGGTCGGCTTCCATGCCGGCTCCTTCCGGGTTCGGTGATGGGTTCAGTGGTTCCGTGTGTCGGCTCAGTGTGTGAGGGCGTATACCACGTAGTTGACGCCCAGCTTGTACGCTTCGTTGGAGAGGGCGATGGGGACGAACCCCCGGTCCGACCACTCCATGTAGTCGCCAATGTCGTTGTCGTGATTCACGATGACCATAAGGCGGCCCTCGGGGTCGTTGTCCTCGAAGACGCCCCAGTAGCTCGCCACGCCGCCGCGGTAGGGATGCGGCATCTCGATGTTCTCCTGCCTCAGGTGGAAGAACGAGTCGAAGATCGGGTGGCTGTCGTCGAGCCGTTCAAGCCGGAGTCCCGGGAGCAGGATCTGGAGCCCCTGCCTCGTCCTCTCCAGGTCCCGCCGGCCTCCCATGTCGTCGATGATGAGGAACCCGCCCTTGCGCAGATAGTTGCCCAGGTTGTCGGCCTCCACCTGGTTCATCGTCCAGCCGCCGGGTTCCGACAGGTACGCGACGGGGAACTTGAACAGGTCCGGGTCGTCCATGGCGAGCACGTTGCCACCGCCCTTGCGCGGGCCGATCGTCGTGAGCGCGTCCATGATCTCGGCGAAGTTGCGCTCGGCTATGGGCCAGTCGTGCGACCACCCCGGGTTCCAGCCCCAGCCGCCGCGGTAGTAGAGGCGGACGAAGGTGAATTCGCCGGTGTAGGGCGTGTTGTACTCCTGGTAGGAGGCGAGGTCGTCCCCGAACCCGCCGCCTCCGCGTCCGCGCCGGCGCTGGCCCTCGAGGTCGGTGACGGCGAGCAGCGTGAGCAGCGCGGCCAGGCCGCCGGTCGCGAGGGGTCGGGCGACGGGGGGTCGGAGGCGCGCGGTCATCGCCGGCCCTCCGGGTCGCCGCGGATCTCGAGCAGGAGATCGAGCGCGGCCTCGAAGTTGGGGGCGATCTCCAGGGCATCGAGGACCGCGCTCCGGGCACCGCGCGCGTCCCCGCCCCGGTGCAGCGCGAGGGCGAGCCGGTAGTGGGCCTCCGCCGGGTCCGCCGGCACCAGCGCCAGCAGCGCCCGCCGCTCGCGGACCGCCTCGGGCCACGCTTCGACCGCCTCGTAGCCGGAGGCGAGCCGCGCGTGCACGTCCAGGTGGAAGGGGTCGATCCAGATCGCGCGCTCCAGCGTCTCGCGGGCGGCCGCATCGTTCCCGAGCGCCTGTTCGAGGTCCGCAAGGGCGAGGTGGGTCTCGAAGTCGTTCTCGTTGAGGGCGGTGTACGTTCGGTAGGCCTCCGCGGCGCCGGCGAAGTCGCCGGCTTCGCGGCGGAGGTGCCCGAGAAGGAGGATCGGCGCGTCGGGTCCCGCGTACTCGGGGAAGACCTCGTGCGCCCTCTCCAGCGCCCGCATCGCCTCCTCCGTGCGGCCCGCCCGCCGTGCCTCCGCCGCCGCCATGAGCAGTCCGGCGAAGGTGTCCGGGCCGGGCGGCGTCCCGGCTTCGGGGGTGCCCAGCGCCTTCAGCGTCGGGCCGAAGCGGGTCTCGATGTAGTCCCGCAACTCACGGTCGAGGCCCGCGAGCGTCGTCCCCAGCGCCCGTTCCACGACCTCCGGCGTCTCCAGCCCGTCGCGGTATCCGGCGAGCATGGCAAGCACGGCGTCGAAGCCGCGCGTCGTCTCGATCATCTCGCACAGGAGGGAGGCCATGTAGTAGGCGTGCTGCACCTGCCCGGGGTAGGCGGGCCGCACGAAGCCGTAGTTGAAGCGCTCGAGCGAGGGTAACCGCTCGTCCCGGAAGGCGGCGAGGAAGCCGGGGTCCACGTCGGATCCCCACCCCTCGCGCGCGTGCCGCTCGTCGAGGACCGCGAGCCCCTCGGAGAGCCAGCGGGGGATGCGGTGCTCGGTGTAGCCGAGGGTGAAGGCGTGCGAGATCTCGTGCCACAGCGTCGAGCCCCAGTTGAAGGCGCCGCCGGGGCGGGCACCGGGGGAGTCCATGGCGAGGACGGAGCCGAAGCTCACGCCGAGCGCGCCGATGCCCGCGAGTCCGACCGTGCGCACGGAAAAGTCGGCGTGTCGGTCGTAGACCTCGACCGAGATCGGGGTCGGCGGCTCGTACCCGTAGCGGGCGCGCATGGCGTCGAAGGCTTCCTCGGCGAGCGCCGTGGCGTAGATGGAGAGGGCGCCCGCTTCCTTCGGGTGCATGGAGAAAGCGAAGCGCGGGCTTTCCACCGTCTCGAACCCGGCCAGCTCC
This window harbors:
- a CDS encoding DUF4159 domain-containing protein; translation: MTARLRPPVARPLATGGLAALLTLLAVTDLEGQRRRGRGGGGFGDDLASYQEYNTPYTGEFTFVRLYYRGGWGWNPGWSHDWPIAERNFAEIMDALTTIGPRKGGGNVLAMDDPDLFKFPVAYLSEPGGWTMNQVEADNLGNYLRKGGFLIIDDMGGRRDLERTRQGLQILLPGLRLERLDDSHPIFDSFFHLRQENIEMPHPYRGGVASYWGVFEDNDPEGRLMVIVNHDNDIGDYMEWSDRGFVPIALSNEAYKLGVNYVVYALTH
- a CDS encoding DUF58 domain-containing protein, whose product is MRARIASRTVPGTQFLDPSVLTRIGNLELVARSVVEGFIAGAHGSPFVGLSLDFAAHRQYLPGDDIRKIDWKVYGRTDRHYIKEYEAETNANIFFAVDASRSMDYGSRGITKLDYARYLTACLAYLSASQRDRVGAAIFDEKLIEYIPPSVRHRRLILAALDRVRAETAGDLTRPLTQVAESLARKGIVVLVSDLYSEPKTVLDSVGALRSKGQDVIVFHILDPAEVDFPFEAARSFEDLETGERLPVTPAVMREEYLSLMKGHVGEISKRMIERAIDHELIVTSTPLDAVLFRYLSHRSRRLKGKDR
- a CDS encoding tetratricopeptide repeat protein, yielding MRLTARPPVRSTARRTRFARPAFALALVLVPPTAGHAQERSAAEGGGGPLAAALEAHQTGDYGQAVAAYRSAARAGGEFPASARGWARSLAATGEYESALEALDRAAARAPDGANADTELARARGRQLYALGRLDEAEAHFRRAIEGRASDAQLARLDLGRLLFDRGAREEALALFDGFIDFYNRAGRLDADELRAVGAALTYLGARDPDLFHDAVRAFEEAIEADPGDPEPRIDLGLLFLDKYDSFEAGPLIDEALVRNPAHARALLAKARRAKFDGSSEALELAQQALETNPRLTEARAFLARLYLELEDVDEAEAEARRALETNPVSLSAWTEIAAAAHLRGDAAAFAEARDRVLRLDPRHAGLYVALAQVAYRTHRYADAVAFARQAVALDPLSWPGMAELGLNQLRVGDLAAGHATLEASFEGDPFNVWVFNTLDLLEELAGFETVESPRFAFSMHPKEAGALSIYATALAEEAFDAMRARYGYEPPTPISVEVYDRHADFSVRTVGLAGIGALGVSFGSVLAMDSPGARPGGAFNWGSTLWHEISHAFTLGYTEHRIPRWLSEGLAVLDERHAREGWGSDVDPGFLAAFRDERLPSLERFNYGFVRPAYPGQVQHAYYMASLLCEMIETTRGFDAVLAMLAGYRDGLETPEVVERALGTTLAGLDRELRDYIETRFGPTLKALGTPEAGTPPGPDTFAGLLMAAAEARRAGRTEEAMRALERAHEVFPEYAGPDAPILLLGHLRREAGDFAGAAEAYRTYTALNENDFETHLALADLEQALGNDAAARETLERAIWIDPFHLDVHARLASGYEAVEAWPEAVRERRALLALVPADPAEAHYRLALALHRGGDARGARSAVLDALEIAPNFEAALDLLLEIRGDPEGRR
- a CDS encoding MoxR family ATPase; this encodes MEADPRWIDAPDRTPEQEPIPVPDAAPEAVPDDAELADRLRESAEAVRAELKKVIIGQDDVVEQVLISLFAGGNSLIVGVPGLAKTLLIQTLSDVLHLSFNRIQFTPDLMPSDITGTDIIQEDPETGQRKLVFMKGPLFAHVVLADEINRTPPKTQAALLEAMEEKQVTIQGRTYGLPEPFFVLATQNPIELEGTYPLPEAQLDRFMFQVNIGYLPEDEELEVILQTTTTAGEPPGAVLSAEAIAGFQHLVRKVPISEPVARYAVRLARRTRPGRDDAPDYVKQYVAYGGSVRAAQYLVLGGKARALLRGEINVSFDDVRALCAPVFRHRVLTNFHAESERVSTDDLVERLLDDVKPPKSGM